In the Alphaproteobacteria bacterium genome, TGCGCCAACGGGAATCCACCATGGATGGCACAGATGACGGTGCTGCAGAGCTGTTATAATAACGTGTAAATTCGAGTATATTTGTGCCTGAGGAATGGTAATCGTTGATTTGCTCGTAATGATTACCGCTGCCCAAACTGATGGGGTCTGTGCCGCCTGTGCGCTGGCCTTGGTATGTGCAGTTCGGGTCACCGAGTCCCTTGCCAATAGCATTGCGAGTCGTAATAGAGCCAGTGTTAGCAGTGCAGCTTGGAGTGGTTGTAGACCAAGAGCCACTAAGGATTTCTCCGCTTCCGGATAATGTGAGTGTTCCAGATTTAATACACCAGGTCAACGCTCCACTCTGGGCTACAATAGCGCTTTCCGAGAAACTGATCTGGCTTCCTGTAACGGTTCCTGTAAGAGACATTTGCGCCCAGTCTCCGGCAGAGGTCATGATATAAGACGTGCCAGTAACACTACCTGCGGTTTCCACAAAGTTGTTCAAGCTAAAGTCATACGTTGTATAAGGCCCGCCGGGTTGTGTGAGCTTACCAGACCACGTTCCATTAAAGCTGCTTGCATAAGACGGGGTTACTATGACTGAAAGCAGCATGACAACGAAGAGGGAGAGCCATTTTTTGTTATTA is a window encoding:
- a CDS encoding DUF6531 domain-containing protein, whose protein sequence is MPKNNNKKWLSLFVVMLLSVIVTPSYASSFNGTWSGKLTQPGGPYTTYDFSLNNFVETAGSVTGTSYIMTSAGDWAQMSLTGTVTGSQISFSESAIVAQSGALTWCIKSGTLTLSGSGEILSGSWSTTTPSCTANTGSITTRNAIGKGLGDPNCTYQGQRTGGTDPISLGSGNHYEQINDYHSSGTNILEFTRYYNSSAAPSSVPSMVDSRWRTTYDRYVNIHSSTEVMLERADGLIIYFEYDSCAIQSKTDANLNVSLTQTGSGIGSTWEFT